In a genomic window of bacterium:
- a CDS encoding polysaccharide biosynthesis protein, with product MSHLLNNATILITGGTGAWGRELTRQIFERFNPKEVRIYSRGEHAQVEMRRLFSDPRIRFIIGDVRDKNILNFAMRGVDYVFHLAALKHVPICEDNSWEAVLTNIYGTQNIIEAAIQNKVKKVVDVSTDKAVEPHNLYGVTKACGEKLMINANQNYPSETIFMCIRGGNVIGTTGSVIPLFAEQIRKNNKITLTNGSMTRFLMSTREAIGLVFQAFEEARGGEVFVMKMPAATMDTVARVMVRLLGDVKTTIDVVGTRPGEKMHEMLVSKNEVPMARNLGNGYFVILPHYASRELKAAYAKRKKLKIPYFSSQNTRRLKEKDLADILRNETSAFLGRRLLSVT from the coding sequence ATGTCTCATCTTTTGAACAACGCCACTATTCTTATAACTGGGGGTACCGGCGCCTGGGGGCGGGAACTTACCCGGCAGATTTTTGAGCGATTTAATCCGAAGGAAGTTCGGATCTATTCGCGTGGAGAGCATGCACAAGTGGAAATGCGCCGCCTTTTTTCCGATCCGCGCATAAGGTTCATCATTGGCGACGTGCGTGATAAAAATATTCTCAACTTCGCTATGCGTGGAGTCGACTACGTTTTCCATCTCGCAGCACTTAAGCATGTGCCGATTTGTGAAGACAATTCATGGGAGGCGGTACTAACGAATATTTATGGTACGCAAAATATCATTGAAGCTGCTATCCAGAATAAGGTGAAAAAAGTGGTGGATGTCTCTACCGATAAAGCAGTGGAGCCGCATAACTTATATGGCGTTACCAAGGCATGCGGTGAGAAGTTGATGATAAACGCCAACCAGAATTATCCGTCGGAAACGATATTTATGTGCATCCGCGGCGGCAACGTCATCGGAACCACCGGAAGCGTTATCCCGCTTTTTGCGGAGCAGATCAGAAAAAACAATAAAATTACTCTCACGAACGGCTCCATGACGCGGTTTCTTATGAGTACACGCGAAGCCATTGGTCTTGTTTTTCAAGCATTTGAAGAGGCAAGGGGTGGCGAAGTTTTCGTTATGAAAATGCCAGCGGCGACCATGGATACGGTGGCAAGGGTCATGGTAAGACTGCTTGGTGACGTCAAAACCACGATTGACGTTGTCGGCACTCGCCCCGGCGAGAAAATGCATGAGATGCTTGTATCAAAGAACGAGGTACCCATGGCAAGAAACCTTGGGAATGGGTATTTTGTCATTTTGCCGCACTACGCATCAAGAGAACTTAAGGCTGCATATGCGAAGCGCAAAAAGCTTAAGATCCCATATTTCAGTTCGCAAAACACCCGCCGACTAAAAGAGAAGGATCTGGCCGATATACTGCGCAATGAAACGTCCGCGTTCTTGGGGCGGCGCCTTTTATCCGTGACGTAA
- a CDS encoding NAD(P)-dependent oxidoreductase, producing the protein MSNNPKANGLEAGKESTRMSMFPTMLITGANGYIASNILTHITPREGIFLHIRNAIVAERYRRTGWQVLEGDLTQGAVLEALPKVDCILHTVGLFRGSALDILRTNVLSTSGVLRIMETRRIPRLIFLSTAAVYGDTADTLANEDTPPNPLTPYGTSKLVAEILIRSAVDVGRIGSALVLRCGNVYGPGSPKGMFFELASKICAGLPARVDGDGLQLRDPLYIDDLVGLIVSVLASSGKKGLVIYNVSGRERCTVLHLANMIAQAAGVPYKMEFTGKPAGLPHALCLDSSKVLRELNWKPKVSLAEGIARAYAFPEGSQ; encoded by the coding sequence ATGTCAAACAATCCAAAGGCCAATGGTCTTGAGGCGGGCAAAGAATCTACCCGCATGAGCATGTTCCCCACCATGCTTATTACGGGAGCGAATGGCTATATTGCCTCGAATATTCTTACACACATCACGCCCCGCGAGGGCATATTTTTGCATATCCGGAATGCGATCGTAGCTGAGAGATATCGACGTACGGGCTGGCAAGTTTTAGAAGGTGACCTTACGCAGGGGGCGGTATTGGAAGCTCTGCCTAAAGTAGATTGTATTTTGCACACGGTAGGACTTTTTCGGGGGAGCGCGCTCGATATTTTAAGGACCAATGTGTTATCGACGAGCGGGGTTTTACGCATCATGGAAACTCGCCGCATCCCGCGGCTAATTTTCCTATCTACCGCGGCGGTATACGGCGATACCGCCGATACTCTTGCAAACGAAGATACTCCGCCAAATCCCCTCACGCCGTACGGAACCTCCAAACTCGTTGCCGAGATTCTTATCCGGTCCGCGGTAGATGTCGGGCGTATCGGGTCTGCCCTGGTCCTGCGCTGCGGCAACGTTTACGGGCCGGGGTCTCCTAAGGGCATGTTTTTCGAACTTGCAAGTAAAATTTGCGCAGGCCTGCCGGCGCGCGTCGATGGGGATGGCCTGCAACTGCGCGACCCGCTCTATATAGATGACCTAGTGGGTCTTATAGTTTCGGTACTTGCTTCTTCCGGCAAGAAGGGACTTGTCATCTATAACGTCAGCGGTAGGGAGCGCTGTACGGTTCTTCATCTTGCCAATATGATTGCCCAAGCCGCAGGGGTACCGTACAAAATGGAATTTACCGGCAAGCCAGCGGGCTTGCCCCATGCGCTCTGCTTGGATAGTTCGAAAGTTCTCCGGGAACTCAACTGGAAACCCAAGGTTTCGCTTGCGGAAGGCATTGCTCGCGCATACGCCTTCCCAGAGGGTTCCCAGTGA
- a CDS encoding phospholipid carrier-dependent glycosyltransferase, whose translation MPPSQHPQHRLASIILTVLFILAFSLRVWGMREKGLFLHDEADIMLRVRTYVTLAKVLPHAVALWWQGDVSALRAFSYEAFPSGFFPSFSALPAHIVPGVIIALIFGEHDWTLVLWNAFLGALTVLAAYLLIWRLSRNRVVAVMGAALLALSPYHVLYSRTAHAQISAGFFFTLAVFLYIESFYATERTRYRFLFFAGISLALMVSSHYGTLPILFFFGCLELIVSMVYFRSESAGRWGVLAIGVAMPFLFFQAFLSFRENILVRAGYDLRDVQSYTGEVIEMTRSAVDVSLGAERSWPEPFYFFDLIQYAHGWMFALLFGASSLLVVVAIKRRSLELGVFLWLTWIPLIFYSLLYVQAPRRFVVCLPIAVVAIALLLDHLWAAYISRKHLATAIMLAIGVFMIGSRLPQLKNAITLRSPYPQAATALKKIQDTRSIVAIPWPLYQYYGNMRIDSTALLANPSQPIMLVDDYAGLNISEALAAEKGRVPFLQLPNPVGSNYFLLRDMLSTYSQKDILRMVEYPDPRVTSIRFYDITP comes from the coding sequence ATGCCGCCATCTCAACATCCGCAACATCGTCTTGCCAGTATTATTCTGACCGTGCTTTTTATCCTAGCCTTCTCTCTTCGCGTATGGGGCATGCGTGAAAAAGGCCTCTTTTTGCATGATGAGGCTGACATCATGCTCCGGGTTCGGACCTATGTGACGCTTGCCAAAGTTCTTCCGCATGCAGTGGCACTTTGGTGGCAAGGAGATGTCTCTGCATTACGCGCGTTCAGTTACGAAGCCTTTCCTTCCGGTTTTTTTCCGTCATTCAGCGCACTCCCGGCCCATATCGTTCCGGGAGTTATTATTGCGCTTATATTTGGAGAACACGACTGGACGCTTGTTTTATGGAATGCGTTTCTCGGCGCTCTCACGGTCCTTGCGGCGTATCTCTTGATTTGGCGCCTCTCCAGGAACCGGGTGGTTGCAGTTATGGGGGCCGCGCTTCTAGCGCTTTCACCGTATCACGTTCTCTATTCCCGCACCGCCCATGCCCAGATTTCGGCGGGATTCTTTTTTACGCTCGCAGTGTTTTTATACATTGAGAGCTTCTATGCAACCGAACGGACCCGTTATCGATTTCTTTTCTTTGCCGGTATTTCTCTCGCGCTAATGGTCTCCAGCCATTATGGGACGTTGCCAATACTCTTTTTTTTCGGTTGTCTGGAACTTATTGTCAGCATGGTGTATTTTCGTAGCGAGTCGGCCGGACGTTGGGGGGTACTTGCTATTGGAGTGGCGATGCCGTTTTTATTCTTTCAGGCCTTTCTTTCTTTTCGAGAAAATATTCTTGTTCGGGCTGGCTACGATCTGCGGGATGTGCAGTCGTATACGGGAGAAGTGATAGAAATGACCCGCAGTGCCGTGGACGTTTCTTTGGGGGCGGAGCGTTCCTGGCCGGAACCTTTTTATTTCTTTGATCTTATCCAGTATGCGCACGGATGGATGTTCGCCTTACTTTTTGGAGCAAGTTCGCTTTTAGTCGTGGTGGCAATAAAGCGCCGTTCTTTAGAGCTCGGCGTCTTTCTCTGGCTCACATGGATCCCGCTTATTTTTTATAGTCTGCTGTATGTCCAAGCACCTAGGAGATTCGTTGTCTGCCTGCCTATTGCGGTTGTTGCCATTGCGCTTCTCCTTGACCATCTGTGGGCGGCATATATTTCGCGTAAACACCTTGCGACGGCAATCATGCTCGCCATTGGAGTTTTTATGATCGGTTCCCGTTTACCGCAATTAAAGAATGCTATCACTCTTCGGTCTCCTTATCCCCAAGCGGCAACGGCCCTAAAAAAGATACAGGATACTCGTTCCATTGTTGCGATACCTTGGCCTCTGTACCAGTATTATGGAAATATGCGCATCGACAGTACCGCACTGCTCGCCAACCCATCGCAACCGATTATGCTAGTCGATGATTATGCCGGACTTAACATATCGGAGGCGCTTGCGGCAGAGAAAGGCCGTGTGCCCTTCCTGCAACTTCCCAACCCGGTCGGCTCGAATTATTTTTTACTGCGCGACATGTTAAGCACGTACTCGCAAAAGGACATTCTCCGCATGGTGGAATATCCCGATCCACGGGTCACATCTATACGGTTTTATGATATAACACCGTAG
- a CDS encoding glycosyltransferase family 2 protein has translation MNLLSVIIPVYNEEKTIAKVISRVEQVKLPEDFEREIIIINDGSTDGTAEALKTFEVKYRVIHQQNTGKGGAVRSGFKLAKGDYIIVQDADLEQDPNDFSALLAPLLKKEVDVVFGSRFLGKYLPQALLMNAHYLVNRFFTMTCNFLSGYKTTDMWTGYKMYSRKALDAVLPYLRSNGIEFEPEITILLSKLGLRIIDAPISYTPRWYAEGKKTNWKQAIRSYIKMISFAFRRIPRSLP, from the coding sequence ATGAATCTTCTTTCCGTCATCATTCCCGTCTATAACGAAGAAAAAACTATTGCCAAAGTCATTTCTCGAGTGGAGCAGGTAAAACTTCCCGAAGATTTTGAACGCGAGATTATCATCATAAATGATGGCTCAACTGATGGGACTGCCGAAGCTCTCAAGACGTTCGAAGTGAAATATCGCGTAATCCACCAACAAAATACCGGCAAGGGCGGCGCGGTGCGTTCCGGATTCAAGCTGGCGAAGGGTGACTATATTATTGTGCAAGATGCGGATCTAGAACAAGACCCGAATGATTTTTCGGCGCTTCTTGCGCCGCTGCTCAAAAAAGAAGTCGATGTGGTATTCGGCTCTCGTTTTTTAGGTAAATACCTGCCGCAGGCGCTTTTGATGAATGCGCATTATCTTGTGAATCGTTTTTTTACCATGACTTGTAATTTTCTTTCAGGTTATAAAACCACCGACATGTGGACGGGGTACAAGATGTACAGCCGTAAGGCGCTCGATGCGGTTCTGCCTTACCTTAGATCCAATGGCATCGAATTCGAGCCGGAGATTACCATCCTTCTCTCGAAGTTGGGTCTTCGTATCATCGATGCGCCCATTTCGTATACGCCACGTTGGTACGCCGAAGGCAAAAAAACAAACTGGAAGCAGGCAATCCGTTCTTATATAAAAATGATCAGTTTCGCATTCAGGAGGATCCCCCGTTCTTTACCGTAG
- a CDS encoding GIY-YIG nuclease family protein, translated as MVYVYVLQNTLNKRWYTGFTHDLRKRFKQHNANLSKPTRSRGPYELISYEACLSEDDALARELFLKSGMGKRYLKNRLKRFLSLTG; from the coding sequence ATGGTGTATGTCTATGTACTACAGAACACCCTGAATAAACGATGGTACACTGGGTTTACCCACGATCTACGGAAACGCTTCAAACAGCACAATGCAAATCTAAGTAAGCCGACGAGAAGCCGCGGTCCCTACGAACTTATATCTTACGAAGCATGTCTGAGCGAAGACGATGCTTTAGCGAGAGAATTATTTCTTAAATCCGGGATGGGCAAGCGCTATCTGAAAAACAGATTGAAGCGTTTCCTGTCTCTAACGGGATGA
- the asnB gene encoding asparagine synthase (glutamine-hydrolyzing), with protein sequence MEIGNFQVVCGITGFIGQGNREIIKKMADTLRHRGPDDEGFFMDEADHVCLGFRRLAIIDLDTGAQPMTNEDGSIAIVFNGEIYNFKELREDLEKRHVFKTRSDTEVIVHLYEEEGEGCFKKFNGMFAIAVWDKKKKRIVLARDRMGEKPLYWAKFGDTFLFASEAKAILAHPSAKKILNRAAAIKYFFFLSVPSPWTIYEGVYKLEPGQVLVYSGGEMTLRLYWKPKYDADPRMTLHDAMRETDRLLEDATRLRLASDVPLGIFLSGGIDSGAVAYYAAQASKERIKTFSIGFEVPTFDESAYAKAVSERIGSEHHVEVFGQKTLFDLIPQVTQFMDEPLSDSALLPTYLLSKFTRRHVTVALGGDGGDELFLGYPTFQAHRIAEWYRRLPRVIGERFLPYLGGFLPVRHEGLSLDYKIKAFLSAASLPVGVRQQIWISTFHGGHLQKLFAPGFVSDIPPNTFRADIDADLEELSPKNTDEAAMFLYERYFLGDQVLTKVDRASMAASLEVRAPFLDHRLVEFAHRIPASLRLRFWQNKYLLKRLMRGKLPDEIMDRPKKGFWVPIGLWLKKELKPMLAQYLGASALRSQGIFQPEYVQKLIHEHERDIRDHRKILWSLLMFQLWQESWM encoded by the coding sequence TTGGAAATTGGAAATTTCCAGGTTGTGTGCGGCATTACAGGCTTTATCGGCCAAGGAAACAGGGAAATCATAAAAAAAATGGCAGATACTTTGCGTCATCGCGGACCGGATGACGAAGGTTTTTTTATGGATGAAGCGGACCATGTATGCCTGGGATTCCGGCGTCTTGCAATCATCGATCTCGATACAGGAGCACAGCCAATGACCAATGAGGACGGCTCCATTGCCATTGTATTCAACGGAGAAATTTATAATTTTAAAGAGCTTCGCGAAGATCTTGAGAAGCGGCATGTTTTCAAGACCCGTTCCGATACCGAAGTCATCGTGCACTTATACGAAGAAGAAGGCGAGGGCTGTTTCAAAAAGTTTAACGGCATGTTCGCAATCGCCGTTTGGGACAAGAAAAAGAAGCGCATTGTGCTTGCGCGAGATCGTATGGGAGAAAAACCGCTTTACTGGGCGAAGTTCGGAGACACGTTTCTTTTTGCCTCCGAGGCAAAAGCCATTCTTGCGCATCCCTCGGCAAAAAAAATTCTCAATCGCGCCGCAGCTATCAAGTACTTTTTCTTTCTCTCCGTTCCAAGCCCCTGGACGATTTACGAGGGTGTATACAAACTGGAGCCGGGGCAGGTTCTCGTTTACAGCGGCGGAGAAATGACCCTGCGTCTCTACTGGAAGCCGAAATACGATGCGGATCCCCGGATGACTCTGCATGATGCGATGCGCGAGACAGACCGTTTACTTGAAGATGCAACTCGCCTGCGCTTGGCTTCCGACGTGCCGCTCGGTATTTTCCTTTCGGGAGGCATTGATTCGGGTGCGGTAGCATACTATGCGGCCCAGGCCTCGAAAGAGCGTATAAAAACATTTTCCATCGGTTTTGAGGTTCCGACATTCGATGAGTCGGCTTATGCAAAGGCGGTGAGCGAAAGGATCGGTTCGGAACATCATGTCGAAGTATTTGGGCAAAAAACCCTTTTTGACCTCATTCCCCAAGTTACCCAGTTCATGGACGAGCCGCTCTCCGATTCCGCTTTATTGCCGACCTACCTGCTTTCAAAGTTTACGCGCCGGCATGTGACCGTAGCGCTCGGCGGAGACGGGGGAGATGAGTTGTTTCTGGGATATCCTACTTTTCAGGCGCACCGGATTGCCGAATGGTATCGCCGGCTGCCCAGAGTGATAGGCGAACGTTTTCTTCCCTATCTTGGGGGATTTCTTCCGGTTCGTCATGAGGGACTATCACTCGACTATAAGATTAAAGCGTTTCTTTCGGCTGCCTCACTGCCGGTAGGTGTCAGGCAGCAGATATGGATATCGACATTTCACGGCGGTCATCTCCAGAAACTTTTCGCTCCGGGATTCGTCTCTGATATTCCTCCCAATACGTTTCGCGCCGATATAGACGCTGATTTGGAGGAATTGTCTCCCAAGAATACGGACGAAGCTGCTATGTTCCTCTACGAGCGTTATTTTCTTGGTGACCAAGTTTTAACTAAAGTTGACCGCGCGTCGATGGCGGCATCGCTGGAAGTGCGCGCTCCGTTCCTTGACCACCGTTTGGTGGAGTTCGCCCACCGCATTCCGGCCTCCTTGCGCCTACGCTTCTGGCAGAATAAATACCTCCTGAAGCGTCTTATGCGCGGCAAACTTCCGGACGAAATTATGGATAGGCCGAAAAAGGGTTTCTGGGTGCCTATTGGTCTCTGGCTCAAAAAAGAGCTGAAGCCGATGCTCGCGCAGTATCTTGGCGCATCCGCTCTTCGGTCCCAGGGCATATTCCAGCCGGAGTATGTACAGAAGCTTATTCATGAACATGAGCGCGATATCCGGGACCACCGAAAAATTCTGTGGTCTCTTTTAATGTTTCAATTATGGCAAGAATCTTGGATGTGA
- a CDS encoding NAD(P)/FAD-dependent oxidoreductase, producing MKKRIAIIGGGFAGLGAAWELSRRRDVEVHIFERSPELGGLAGAFPVGDSHLEQYYHHMFPEYHDLIELSRDLGLEDKVFFKKASSGSFVDGKMYPFSSAFDVLRFSPLAFVDRLRLGLGIAYLRFTKNWKKFENITASAWLKKFFGERIYEVMWRPLLVGKFGERADDVGMVWFWSRIYERPGRFGYIQGGFKTLTNALGKKLEGLGVRIHLNAGVTQFTKNETGKFIVSVAGSNEVFDAVLVAATPMVFLRLAPWLPETYCNALSQLKYCGTISVVLTLDRSYSPYYWLNIQDASLPVLAVVEHTNFVGPEHYGGNHLLYVAKYIDPESSLYRMPDADLLKLYFAALKKINPAFDEAWVKDQKIFRAPATQPIAKAGYQRIRPEIKTPIPNLYFVSMSHIYPWDRGTERSFCLGKEAAILMMRD from the coding sequence ATGAAGAAGCGTATTGCTATTATCGGCGGGGGATTTGCGGGACTGGGCGCGGCCTGGGAACTTTCCCGTCGCCGCGACGTTGAGGTCCATATTTTCGAACGTTCGCCGGAACTTGGAGGGCTTGCGGGCGCATTTCCCGTGGGCGATTCGCATCTCGAACAATATTACCACCACATGTTCCCCGAGTATCATGACCTTATTGAACTTTCCAGGGATCTGGGCCTTGAGGATAAAGTTTTTTTCAAGAAAGCCTCTTCCGGCAGTTTTGTGGATGGCAAAATGTATCCGTTCTCTTCGGCGTTCGACGTTTTGCGCTTCTCGCCACTTGCCTTTGTTGATCGTTTGCGACTGGGGTTGGGAATCGCCTACTTGCGGTTTACGAAAAATTGGAAAAAATTCGAGAATATCACGGCCTCCGCGTGGCTGAAAAAATTTTTTGGCGAACGCATTTATGAGGTTATGTGGCGGCCGCTTTTGGTGGGTAAGTTTGGTGAGCGCGCCGATGATGTGGGTATGGTGTGGTTCTGGTCGCGCATCTATGAGCGGCCGGGGCGATTCGGATATATTCAGGGGGGGTTTAAGACGTTGACGAATGCGCTTGGAAAGAAGCTTGAGGGTCTCGGCGTTCGCATACATCTCAATGCGGGCGTTACCCAGTTTACGAAAAACGAAACGGGAAAATTCATCGTGAGCGTCGCGGGCAGTAATGAAGTATTCGACGCGGTATTGGTTGCCGCAACCCCCATGGTCTTTTTACGTCTGGCTCCCTGGCTTCCGGAAACATATTGCAATGCACTCAGTCAATTAAAATACTGCGGCACTATCTCCGTGGTTCTTACGCTTGACCGGAGCTACTCACCCTATTATTGGCTGAATATTCAAGACGCATCACTGCCCGTGCTGGCGGTGGTGGAGCATACCAACTTTGTAGGCCCGGAACACTACGGTGGCAATCATTTGCTTTACGTTGCCAAGTACATTGATCCGGAAAGCTCTTTATATCGCATGCCGGATGCGGATCTTCTGAAGCTCTATTTTGCCGCTCTTAAGAAAATAAACCCAGCTTTTGATGAGGCTTGGGTAAAGGACCAAAAAATATTCCGAGCTCCCGCTACGCAACCCATCGCAAAGGCCGGGTACCAGCGTATTCGTCCGGAAATTAAAACGCCGATCCCCAATCTGTACTTCGTTTCCATGTCGCATATTTATCCATGGGACCGTGGCACCGAACGCAGTTTTTGCCTCGGCAAAGAAGCTGCTATTCTGATGATGCGAGACTAG
- the rfbB gene encoding dTDP-glucose 4,6-dehydratase, with translation MENILITGGCGFIGSNFIRHIYHAHPNFRIFNIDVLTYAGNPENLRDIERLESEKPKNERRYQFICGDICDDKLLAGIFSMYDFSLVINFAAETHVDRSIISMTDFIRTNIGGVRALIEAVRNYEVPRFVHISTDEIYGDVLQGYSTEDTMLRPSNPYSSSKAAADLIVQSFIRTHRVPAIIIRGSNNYGPYQYPEKLIPLAVTNLIEGKKIPVHGKGGHMRSWLHVEDFCRAIDLIATQGPLYEIFNVSGEEKTNLEVLTMIARHLGKDLSVHKEHINDRPGADLRYAPDSTKLKKALGWQPMHRIEDSMGDVAQWYLNNREWWNAIKTKKEFLEHYVKQSKGQWS, from the coding sequence ATGGAAAATATTCTTATAACCGGCGGTTGCGGTTTCATCGGGTCTAACTTTATCCGGCATATCTATCATGCACATCCGAATTTCCGTATTTTCAATATAGATGTGCTTACGTATGCCGGAAACCCAGAGAATTTACGCGATATTGAACGCCTCGAATCGGAAAAACCAAAAAATGAGCGGCGGTATCAGTTCATCTGCGGAGATATTTGCGATGATAAATTGCTCGCAGGGATCTTTTCCATGTATGATTTCTCCCTGGTCATCAATTTTGCCGCCGAGACCCACGTAGATAGGTCCATCATCAGCATGACCGACTTTATCCGGACGAACATCGGCGGGGTCAGAGCTCTTATTGAGGCCGTGCGGAATTATGAGGTGCCGCGTTTTGTGCATATTTCAACGGACGAAATTTATGGCGATGTGCTCCAGGGGTACTCAACGGAAGATACCATGCTACGTCCATCCAATCCCTATTCATCTTCCAAGGCGGCGGCAGATCTCATCGTGCAGTCGTTCATTCGCACCCACCGGGTACCCGCCATTATTATCCGCGGGTCCAATAATTACGGCCCGTACCAGTATCCAGAAAAACTCATACCGCTTGCGGTTACGAACCTTATCGAGGGGAAAAAGATCCCGGTCCATGGAAAAGGCGGACACATGCGCAGCTGGCTTCACGTGGAAGATTTTTGCAGGGCCATCGATCTTATTGCTACCCAGGGACCCCTCTATGAGATTTTTAATGTCTCCGGGGAAGAGAAGACGAACTTAGAAGTGCTGACGATGATTGCCAGACATTTAGGCAAGGATCTTTCCGTCCACAAGGAACACATAAACGATCGGCCCGGCGCGGACCTGCGTTATGCTCCCGACTCCACTAAATTAAAAAAGGCGTTGGGTTGGCAACCGATGCACCGGATCGAAGACAGCATGGGCGATGTGGCGCAATGGTATCTCAATAATCGTGAATGGTGGAACGCCATCAAGACGAAAAAAGAGTTTTTAGAACACTATGTCAAACAATCCAAAGGCCAATGGTCTTGA
- a CDS encoding class I SAM-dependent methyltransferase has translation MKTTDKPLTFKFFNYKWSRVPTWARATDHIYQTWYLNRYGYKNLQGFKKFLADKMSVCEAGCGVARDSKMFAEANPQAKILAVDQSKQALREAKRSLAKFPNCKTLRADITNFVVPQKFNFISCDQVMHHTPDPGKTLKHLFSKLKPGGVLNFCVCRKKNPYRDLVDDLIMNRARDMKPKDLWEFSRIVTEFGKALYKLNIKNVTFQGRKYENLQRFIHNQVFRCWYNPSIPFELSVSSNYDWFSSNPRFNAAEVRKDMLGKISGFKVLRFFEDDAVISVSLKKLK, from the coding sequence ATGAAAACAACAGACAAGCCCCTCACTTTCAAGTTTTTTAACTACAAATGGTCGCGGGTTCCTACATGGGCCCGCGCCACTGACCATATTTACCAAACTTGGTATCTAAACCGGTACGGCTACAAGAACCTCCAGGGTTTTAAAAAGTTTTTGGCGGATAAAATGTCCGTCTGCGAAGCGGGGTGCGGCGTAGCGCGCGATTCGAAAATGTTCGCCGAAGCAAACCCACAGGCCAAGATCCTTGCGGTAGATCAAAGCAAGCAGGCGCTTCGAGAGGCAAAAAGATCTCTTGCCAAGTTTCCGAATTGCAAAACATTGCGCGCCGACATCACCAATTTCGTCGTACCGCAAAAATTTAATTTCATTTCCTGTGATCAGGTGATGCACCACACGCCAGATCCCGGAAAAACGCTCAAGCATCTTTTTAGCAAACTCAAACCCGGAGGGGTATTGAATTTTTGCGTTTGCAGAAAAAAAAATCCGTACCGGGACCTGGTAGACGACCTCATCATGAACCGTGCGCGGGACATGAAGCCAAAGGACCTGTGGGAATTTTCCCGCATCGTCACCGAGTTCGGCAAAGCATTATATAAACTCAATATCAAGAACGTCACATTTCAGGGCCGCAAATACGAGAACCTCCAGCGTTTCATACATAATCAGGTATTCCGGTGTTGGTACAACCCTAGCATTCCCTTCGAACTTTCGGTATCTTCAAATTACGACTGGTTCTCTTCCAATCCCCGCTTTAACGCCGCAGAAGTACGAAAAGACATGCTTGGTAAAATTTCAGGCTTTAAAGTCCTCCGATTCTTTGAGGACGATGCCGTCATCTCCGTTTCGCTAAAGAAACTCAAATAA
- a CDS encoding glycosyltransferase family 2 protein — translation MLQPNQKEPYAVSVVMPVFNEAEVIAEVVRQFGKVLERFERPEFVIVNDCSTDETGAVLKELQGQYPYLRVVHNERNKGFGPTLIRALSEGRGEYIFYSDGDNQFNAEDFWLVWARMRRDNLDVAIGYRHKRQDSATRIVITSMLKVIALALFGIWLPDGNSPFRLHRREALRVMLQKLPKSRPVAPSAPLTLVAYKLGMRIGWVAVRHYARATGNSVFNSRKILKLAFAATIEIIRLRVII, via the coding sequence ATGCTCCAGCCGAACCAGAAAGAGCCTTATGCAGTATCGGTTGTCATGCCGGTGTTTAACGAAGCCGAAGTCATTGCTGAAGTCGTCCGGCAGTTTGGGAAGGTTTTAGAACGGTTTGAGCGGCCGGAATTCGTTATCGTGAACGACTGCAGTACGGACGAAACGGGAGCGGTCCTCAAAGAGCTTCAGGGGCAGTATCCGTACTTGCGCGTGGTGCATAATGAAAGAAACAAGGGTTTTGGACCGACGCTCATTCGCGCGCTTTCTGAAGGCCGGGGAGAATATATTTTTTATAGCGACGGAGATAATCAATTCAATGCAGAGGACTTTTGGCTCGTGTGGGCGCGCATGCGGCGGGATAACCTGGATGTCGCGATAGGTTACCGCCACAAGCGCCAAGATTCCGCCACCCGGATCGTTATAACCTCGATGCTTAAGGTTATTGCTCTTGCACTTTTTGGAATTTGGCTTCCGGATGGGAACTCCCCCTTCCGCCTGCACAGGCGCGAGGCCCTACGGGTCATGCTGCAGAAGTTGCCGAAGTCGCGCCCCGTAGCGCCTTCCGCGCCATTAACGCTCGTCGCATATAAACTGGGAATGCGCATCGGCTGGGTAGCGGTACGGCACTATGCGCGAGCTACGGGAAATTCCGTTTTCAACAGCCGGAAGATACTGAAACTCGCGTTTGCCGCGACCATAGAAATCATACGGCTTCGGGTTATTATATAA